The genomic window TAAGCGCAAATATATACCGTTGTAAGAAAATCACGCTCTTTGAATTTTGTTATGATACCCGGAAGTTCGAATATCTTTCTACTATACAGTCAGAAAAATCCTACCCACTTAACTTGGTTGAAACCGATCGATTGGAACtcgaaatatgtattttcacctaaaagtgggcggtgccacgcctattGTCCAACATTGACCAAGGCTCCATTAAAGCCCTATCATACCATTTCGCGATAAAATTGAATGtctttggcgtatttagttacggatttattgcgtttttaatagtttttaacagtaccgttgtaTGGGGAGTAAGCGGGGTTCtcattcgatttcatccattttcacactgccggtaggagtttttataatatttgcgctagcGAATTCGTTTGTTGTGGCTTTAGTTAAACTTATTAGAGTTcggtgccacgcccacttttttaaattttttgtccacaGCTGCCTCTTGCTACTAcaatcccttgtgccaaattagagttttatatcttaattccTTTTTCtcctttactggcgtagactcCTCTTACACGCTTatatccgagttaacaacagcgcgtcagtggTTTCATCCTTGTGACGCCAATTGCAGATTTCGTTCCGTTTCgtttgcagaacctttctctcaaaaactcatAACGGcggctcatcagatgttatcatcgtccatgcctctgcaatatatagcaggacgggaataatgagtgacctgtagagtttggtttttgttcgtcgagagagaactttacttctcaattgcttactttgtccgaagtagcacctttggtcaagagttattctgcgttggatttccaggctgacattgttggtgttgttgataCTGCTACCAAGATAGACCAAATTATCAAGacctcgaagttatgactgtcaaaagcgacgtgggagccaagtcgcgagtgcgacgactgtttgtttgatgacagcagatatttcgtcttgtccacGTTCCctaccagacctatttgcttcgcttccttatccattctggagaaggcagaactaacggcgtacGCCAGCCGCTGTACTAGACAGACAATTCCAACTCGCCTTGttaccctgatcatttatatatatgtatgtaaataagcttACATACATTATATCCAAAtcaattagttttaagtgataccTACAACCGTCATGTAGCAACATGGTGCTGGAGTATAGAAATGCAAAATTAGGCTGATAGAAATATCTCACAACTATCTTCACTGATATTGCCTGTAAATAGTCAACAATTGTTAAGGAGAGACTCAAGCAGGCTTTATAATGTAATTTCGTCCATTTCCCTACACACCATTTGAGAAAAGATTTATTCCAATATCTGCAACTATGcttgatttatattttaaagagaAGACTTTATAATGCAATTGGTACATGGAGTGTCGCCGCAATTGTCAAACCGAAATATTAGAATATCATTCTAGAATTTGATTCAAATTTGTGGCGCGGTTGCTGAGATATGTTAATTCACCTAAAATGTTCGCGCCAATTTcgccaatttatttatttttattaccgtTATTATACACTAGTATGCATAAGTCAATTGTGTAAAAGGCGAGCTGGGTTATTTTCCGAACCGAatcgataaaaaaatgtttatgttcCTGTAAAGTTTGATCTCAATATGTTAGATAGCATCTGTTTGACATCGGTTTGTTTATGACGCGAAAAATTTGTCTGCCGATATTTACCATGAAAAAGTGATAACATCgagtttatttcaaattttatgtttccaatggaatcacCAAATCGTGGAAAATGTTGCAAATCTTGAGTTACACAAAGTATTCAGGAAAGATCGTGAATTAATCTAAAATTTACCTGATACGAGTCGTCCATCCACCTCTTTTAATGATGATAACgccgaacaaaacaaaaaacaatgcttgaaaatcgttgtTGTTGACATCAGaaagatagcagaggatctcagcATATCTTATGTAACgactcaacatattttggttattgttttaggtataaaaagTGTCAATGCTAAACTCCTTAGCTAAAAAGTGATTGACAAAGTCACACATTCATCGAACGCAGCATTACTGGTGACGAGTGGTGGTTTCATGAATATAACATCGAAAAtatccaacaatctagcgaagaGCGCTTTCAAAAATTAGCcggaaataaacaaaattcactgaaggcACTCCCCGacgaggcttataacaagtgtatgcCTCACGAGTCTAGTTTGAGGGCAGTAATAAACATTTGCTTTAAAATAcatgaaattgtttatttttttgtcagttCGGGTTAAATTTGCAGGAAGCCATAAAGCGCTATAGACTGATAGCAAGGAACCAACTATGTGCTGGAGCTAAACTATGAGAACATAAATTTggttatcaataaaaaaaatggttgcggaacacaaaaacataaataatttaaaacaggGCAATAGGTTAATAGGTTAATAGTCACGAAAAATAACACACttcaaacataaaaatacaaacagaAACTTTTAGTTCGACCCATTTTATTTCATACTTCCATATCACAAACAAGAGTCCGGTACCACCGATTTTAATGGAAtcactgtttttgttttgttgaagTTGAACATCAACCTCGAAGTAAAAAACTGTACTGTATGCCTTCACACCTCTCGAAATTATGATTTGTCGCATTTCATTgctaatacatacttatataaagaTACACTAAGCGTCATGAGCACAACATATTTCTTCTCAGCTGTGCTTAGTATAAAGTGATTTCGTACCAAAAATGGATAAAGTTGGTTTTCAGCTTCCTCTGGGTTGTTATCGCGAATATTTCGTATCGATTTCTGTAGTTTTTTTGGCATTGAAATATTATGTGTTTATATTCGGGTATCATTCAAGCCCTCTTAGtcatactatgtatgtaagtatggcgaataatttacatataccaCAAACTAATTAGAAACCCAAATAAGTCCAAGTTGCTTTCATCTTTatccaataaaaatgtttcataaaaataataaaattcaaattaataatatgAATCACTTACAATGAACTCAATCGAGGGCTATTCCAAAGACGCCTACAGTACACATAACTCACGGTGGTACTTCCGCAACACCATAAAAATTTTACCGTATGTCATTCtctaacacacacataaaagtaatacaacaaaaaatttggcatgggaacaataaaatatatgaatgtgtTAAAGGAAATCAGACTAAGTaaataaacttgaaaataatatttatttgtgtttattttcacACGCCATTTTAATGATTTCTTTTACGATTCAACCGATTAAATGGAGAAGAGTAAACAAGTATTTATATTGTGTTTGAGAATATCTATTTTATCTGAATATTTGTGCCGAAAATTAACAAGAACAAATGTGTTCTTATCTTTATATCTGGCATATATTATTATGTGAAATCAGTTTTTTAGCTCAATACCTTTCCGGGGCAACTTTAAAAGGCGGAGTATGTCGAGTGTGTGAGTGACAAGCGATAGATCGCATGTTCAAAACCGTAAAtgacaatatataaaattaagtgttgTTGTCAATTAGAGGTAGTTTACAAGCAAAGCCGAAACTATACTAAGAGTTATTCTAAGTgttaaagggttacatgggtttcctcgggtaaacaatagccttttttaaccctttttttctcgtataaaaattaaatattttattagaattttttgttgttacaaacatacactattaacaaagaaattctgaaatttttgtaagaaaatattttaaactcgggcaattccggtgacccctcggaaaaagatgcgcccacattggcaagataactccttacaggatcatctaaagtgaaaaaatacgtgttttagttaaaacttttttggcagaaattttaacaaaaaaaaaattaaaatttcagtgtaaatttcgctacattttttttcaaataattatgaacgaaaaaaagaaaagtctttaagaatagtatctcaaagatctgtgcaaaatttcatgaagatcgattCAGTAGTTCTCGATAAATCttaccaaccgacttcaaaaacacagtttcgagaaaaacgcgttgaaAGACGGCGCTTAGCTAAACTCGAGCTCACAAGTACTCAGGGCTGTatatccgaaactattactcagattaacttaaaaatttagaacaatattctaaaggtattttaaaatttaaaaagacaataaataaaatttctgaaaCCCGTAAACTCATATAACCCTTAAAGTTTTGTCGTACGCTAAACCGCTGCAGTTGCCACAACACAAAAACAGCTGTAACTtcggaaaaaattttgaattttgcgaATTCCTTACAGGCAGATACTTTTGAATAATTAGGAtctcaaattaagaaaaaaaatattttcgataatttgaaattattagacTGCAATACCCCCTTAATACGTAAAGTGATTGATACGGGCGGAGAAGCACGGCCCAAAGCGCCTTTCCTTTGTAACCGCTGAATTTGCACACTATCGTAAATATTAGCAAACAATATAAACGAATATAATTGATTGGCGTTGTTGAAAAAGATGAGCATTAGGAGAAGTCCAAAACAGATAGAAAACTTAAGTTACACGCTAAGCAAGCTATTACGGCAGACGCGAAATAAAATGTTCTACCACGTGAACTCTAAGCGTTTACTTATGGTCGTGCTGACAAATGTTAGTtaagtatttatgtgtgtgcatgcgCTGAGCTGAAAGTACTTTTTTATGCAATTCGGTGTCATTTCAATTGCAGCTACTCCTCATCACAAATGAACACTTCGGCCATGCAGCTCTTACCGGGCAATGCAACGAGTGTTTTGCGAGTGAGGCGGCTTGTCTGGACGAGCAGAACTTTGCTATTTGTGTGGACGGTACGCAAATTAATGTGTCTACGCCCTGTCCTACAGGCATGGTTTGCACAGCTAACGCGGCTATATGTCAGGCCACCGCCCAGGGCGCTCTGCCCGTTTGCTATGAGGAGCAATGTGGAACATGCGCATCTGCGCAGAAGAATTTCGCCTGTCTCGACGAAGCCATCTATGCCATTTGCTATAATGGCCAGACACCAGATCCGAGTTCCATTGATTACTGTCCCTTGGGATATGTATGTGATTTGAATAACCCTCAAATTTGTTCGTCTGCGCAAACCGTAAATGTGAGTATAAATTTCTTTGTAATGGTAATAGATGGTTTTTATTATTGCTATGCAAACGTCATCGGACTCGCTCCTTATTTTTTGTAGCCATCGTGCACAATTGACGATACAACAACCGATGCAACAACAGATACAACAACGGATACTATAAGCGACTCAACAACCGAAACAACAACTGATTCAACTACAGATACAACAACTGATACGACAACCGACTCTACAACCGATACAACAACTGATTCAACTACAGATACAACAACTGCTACAACCACAGATACTACAACCGATACAACAACTGAATCAACAACTGAATCAACTACAGATACAACAACTGATACGACAACCGACTCTACAACTGATACAACTACTGCTACAACCACAGATACTACAACCGATGCAACAACTGATACGACAACGGACTCAACAACCGATACAACAACTGACTCCACAACCGATAAAACAACGGAAACATCAACTGCTACAACAACGGGTACTACAACAACGGGTACTACAACAACGGATACTACAACCCATACTACAACTGATACAACAACCGAATCAACAACCGAATCAACAACCAGGACAACAACCGTTTCAACAACAGTTTCAACTCAGGCCCCTGTAGATGCCAACACATTTTGTGCTGAAAAGGCCCAAACAGGCAAATTTAGACAAGAGGGTGACACAACATGTGCCAGGTGTGTATATCACAAAGCAATTCTTA from Bactrocera tryoni isolate S06 chromosome 5, CSIRO_BtryS06_freeze2, whole genome shotgun sequence includes these protein-coding regions:
- the LOC120778598 gene encoding cell wall protein IFF6-like, which codes for MFYHVNSKRLLMVVLTNLLLITNEHFGHAALTGQCNECFASEAACLDEQNFAICVDGTQINVSTPCPTGMVCTANAAICQATAQGALPVCYEEQCGTCASAQKNFACLDEAIYAICYNGQTPDPSSIDYCPLGYVCDLNNPQICSSAQTVNPSCTIDDTTTDATTDTTTDTISDSTTETTTDSTTDTTTDTTTDSTTDTTTDSTTDTTTATTTDTTTDTTTESTTESTTDTTTDTTTDSTTDTTTATTTDTTTDATTDTTTDSTTDTTTDSTTDKTTETSTATTTGTTTTGTTTTDTTTHTTTDTTTESTTESTTRTTTVSTTVSTQAPVDANTFCAEKAQTGKFRQEGDTTCARYIYCYRLSGQYLGYQYTCQYYFNAATQACQTVRPDDC